The Drosophila subobscura isolate 14011-0131.10 chromosome A, UCBerk_Dsub_1.0, whole genome shotgun sequence genome includes the window ccacaaCATCGCTCCCCACTCCGCACTGCTCCCCGACCGCGCCCTGTGCACTGCTTGGATGAACACCCCTTTGCAGTTGTTTTATTTGCGCTTCCGTTTCGCGGACAGTTTGCTTTGCTGTGTTTTTACTTCATCTTTCTtacttctctccctctctgtctctctctctctctctctgtgggggCCTTCTACcagtttcttgttgctgttttttttgcttacaacagaaaaatgttgcaacaaaaCATTTACGACGTCATCGTTTCACAATTTTCATGCTGTAACCCCCCGCTAGACCCTAAGGATAGACCCCCCGTCACTCcttctctctcactttctTCATAGCcttctcctctctccactccTCCTCTTGCTGCCCTAGAAtccttgttgttgtatttcttGCCGCGCTCGTTCTTCATGGGCCCACGCCCCTCCCTTACAAACACAGCACGGGGCATATAAAAAGTTTGAGGGagagctacaaaaaaaaaaccgggATCCCAAACCTTGTGTCATTTATCATGCATTTCCACTTTTGGCTTCCGCCGACCGACGGCCAACGGCCGGGACGTGGCCACTGCGCACAGACCAATGCACGGACAGAGCGACAGGCGGACAGTTAGACAGATGGGCAGACGGATGGATAGccggacagagagagagggacgaGCGGGACCAGTCCAGTTGAGTTGTGGTGGAGCCCAGTCACAACGGGGGCTTAGACAGTGATTTTTCCCTGGAAAGCGGCGGTAAGCTTTTCTTTTCGGACGATCACTGCTTGAAATTGCTtgaagccagccagccatgggTGTGATTTCTGCTTGCTTTAACTGCTTACCTGCACTGCTTATCCACTGCTTGCTATCATGCTTGTGATTCAACCTGCTTTGCCAACACAAATCTGCGTTTTTCAATGTTTCCCCCCCGCTATTATACCCTTTAGTGGGCAATACGCAACGGAGTATAAAGTCAgggcccacacacacgcacacacacaggcacacacacacgcacacacacatttcagtGTCATTTCGTGTCTCGTTTTTCGTGTCCTCTCCCTGGAGGGTGGGAGACAAATGAAGCAAGACACAAATCATAGACTGGAAACGAATTTATGCGTTTTCATTTGCCGTGCAATCGAACGCCTTTCCCTCCCATATCTCCCCCTCTCCATTTCCGGCAAAAGAATGACAAAAATCTTTAAGCGCAAttcaaaattaatcaaaagacccaacaaaaaaaggcaaacacaaaaatactcCACCAAATtctgttaaattaatttccttcGGGCTAAGCAACATTTTCTACCCAACCGAACCAAACCAGCCCCCAAGCCCCTGGAAAAGTTGCCAAGTCATttgcaaaaatttgaatatgcaaatattgagTGGGAGGTGGCGCTGGCAGTCGTAGGGAATAGGGAATAGGAGAGGAAAGGCGAACGGACAGGCACTCGAGTGGATCAGTGGCCTAGGAAATTATGAAAAAGTTcttggaaattgtttgcctACTGAAATGCTGAATAaattctttcccttttttctgtttcctcatttttttttttgcaattgatTAAGGCATTTTGAGGTTCGTGGTGTGGGGAGAATGGATGATGGAGTGGCACCATCAGGTGGCATGACTGGAGGTTTCACAAGATGACAGCCGagcattcattttcattggctGTTTTTTAACCCTCTTTAATCGATCCGAAAGCAATGAAGATATAAGTGTATAAGTTTGggatttaataataaaattgtcGATTTATTTACTTACTTGTAAATAATGCACGCAACGAATACCAATTTCCAATGAGCGAGTAATTGGAAGGAAACCAGGAGAGCTCTTAAACTGGATTCGAATCTGCATCCACGTAAAATACAGCCAATAGAATCTTGTTAGCACTGCACCACATGGGTTTTGGTCCAAAGTCCATCATCACCTCTGCACCCTGTCACTGCGTATTTCTTTAGAGTTTTCCCATACAAAGTTTTCGATGGCTTTGACATTTGCCGCACTTTTGTGGGCGGGCCAACGAATAGGAGCCAAACATATGCGACGCCATTTGGTcggtcgctgccgctgctgctgctgctgctgtctgactgccttttcttgtttttgtatctgtatcttttggTGTGTCTCTGTGACGCATACGAGTATAAACCGCAATGAACTTGAGCAAGCTGTCAATGTGATAAATAAActtggctgctgccaaaagGGTCCCCGCCGTCTGTCTGCACTCTGCACAGAGATacatagacagagacagagccagagagggagagggattGCTGCaacatataaataataatacgaGGACATGTCTGCCGTCTCGAAAGGAGTTGGAACGGCAGACATTTATATACTCAAAGCATGGCCATGTACCTATCTCACAATtgacttttctttcttttcgaaTTGTTTGCAGAGCAAAACCCACACAAGGCACAACACTCAGTCCACATCAGTCCTATATCTTCAGCTATGGGCGTGGCATCGATGAGCAAGAGGATGATGCTGTGGCTTCCACTCCTCGCCCTGATGGTCCTCAACAGCGTGGACGCATACTCCAGTACGTATACGTGACGTTGCCATCGCGACGATGCAATCGCATTCCCCTCCAATGCGATTGCATCTCGCggtgctttttatttttgttgttcccagaaGAAAGAGATCtgtcaaatttaaatatcGAAAATGTACTTCATGAATTCATTCACCCTCTCCCATCATTGAACCATCATTCGATCCAAAGAGCAACAGACCAGAAACCTCTAGAGCCCTAGAGTCTCGCGAACCTCTAGAACCCCTAGAACCTCTCGCTCTCTAGTGAatcttttaattttattatctTTTTTCGTATAATTTCGACTGgatttccccacacacacacacacacacaccaatgaACACCACACAATGAATGACAATGACCCCCCAACGtaatgaaaaaccaaaaccccaaTTGAAATGCACCTCGAATGCACCCTCCGAACCACGAACGAACTTGCTTCGCATACTGTAGAGTATGGACGCGGATGCGGGGACATTGGATGTCTGCCCACTGAGGAGTGCATCATCACCAGCGATTCGTGCAGCTACAACCAGAGGGACGGCAAGGACTGCGGCAGCTATCCGACCTGCAAGCGCCGCactggctccagctccagttccagcacGAACCAGGCAGCAGCGCCCTCTGTTAATCCGTCaggtatttattttattattttgcccCAGGGCACAACCCCTCGGCCCCATGACCCCAAGACCCGTCCCCTGcctgccctgtccctgttTATCATTTCGCTTTTGTGCGGCGGGAAAATATCGCAGATTGGAGTGgggcaaaaaaggaaatgaaaaaaacttgaaaatttcgttttgtgtatttttattttacacacacaaacacacacacacacatacgtgAGAGCTTTTGCCAAACGATCAATcactcaatcaatcaatcaatcatacgctcgctcgctcgctcattCATCGCCTCATTTCACAGCCAGTGCGCGTCTTGTGGCAGCATGCAACAATCATATCATGCAACAGGCATAACTAACCCTTAAACCCATATGCtccctctatctctgtctccaTTTCTGCCCCCTTCCCACACACAATCATGTGCCTCCTTCTGCCTCCTAATGCCTACTAATGCCGCATCACAAAAGGATCAAGTCTGAACACTGGACCCGAGAACAACATCTTTGCACCCGCCTCATCGAATCCCACGCTAAACACATACACGGGCCAGAGCCaccatgggaatgggaatggcaacggcaacggcggtggcggtggcaacaatcaccatcagcatcaccagcaacagatgcagatgcaaatgcagcacaaTGGCGGTCACGGCGGTAACGGCGGTAATGGCGGTAATGGCGGCGGACAGAATGCAGAGGGGGCTGCCGGCGCCTCATCCACGGGCGTTGTGGATCCGCACTATGTTTTTGGGGCCCAGCACCACATGCCAGTCATACCCAATATGCCCATATTTCCCTACAATTCGCCAACGTCAGCGCCCTCGTTTCAACAGTTTCCCCAACCCAATCATCCAGGTAGCGTCCTCAATCCCGGATATCCCATGCACGGCCTGCAGCCTGTGAACCCGTACAATCCACCCTTCGTATTCGGCCAGATACCGTTCTATGGCGGCAGTCCCTCTGGAACGGGCGGCCCGCCCAATGGCGGCAACGGCGGTGGCAACGTCGGCATTGGCGCCGGCGTCGGGCTGCCCAGCTCCACGCTGGGCATcctgggcggcggcggcggcggccttGCCCCCTACGGCAGCAACTATCAGGGCTACCAGAGCCAGCACTCGAACGCGAACATGTTCAACAAGCCGCCGCCACAGTaccagaatcagaatcagcagAATCCCTACAATCGCCAGACCCAGGCGCATCCATCAGCAGCGGCGGGCTCCAAGTCGGGCCTGGCTCCGGCCACCCTCGGGGCGGCACTGCTTGTGGGACTGCTGCTCGCCGCTGTCACACGAACGTAATATGTAATCCCAACGGCAGATGAAGACGAAGCGGAAGCGACAGCGgcaaaatgtggcagcagtgacgacgacgaccacgaagatgacgacgacgatgacgatcaTCCCCGAAATGCTGAATCTTaaaagaataaacaaacattttgcaacgCTTTCTTTTCGTTCAAGTATccattttgtttcttctttcgTTTCTCTCGTATTTCTCACCACCCCCGCCCCACCATttatggtttttcttttgagttTTCTCTCCTTCAATTTGGTAAGCTTAAGACATCAGACAGcagcgagtggcagtggcaacgcTTGGAGATGTTGCATTTAAGACAACACCTTAACAACGATTCAGTTGTAATCGTAGAAGGGGCAAgtaacaggcagcaggcagcaggcatcCTCATGTTGAGtgcctgtttttgtgtgtgtaccgCACCACGTATAcgtaatttcaatttaatattgTGCAGAACCGAACGAAGAGCCAGctaaagggagagagagagagagaaggagtaACAGTGGGAGAGGGTGGTTCACTGGACACACGAGTtcatttctctgtgtgtgtttgtgtgtgtttcgagCAGCAGTCAACCGCCAGATCCTCCgggagaggctgctgctgctagctgctcttttttgcagctcaattaaattggaatttaatttcgaGCTTAGACAGAAAGGAGGCGCCCGCCTGGCCTCtctctaacacacacacacacacacagacacacagaggcaTACAGGCAGCCACATGGATGCCAGGCAGGAGGCAAGAGTTGCCAGCAGGGCTGGActttgatgctgctgatgttgatgttaatttcatttttgttgatgTTACGAATTTGTGGTCAGACTATGGACTCGCCATAGCGAtggggagagcgagagcccgCAATTTGTGTGCTGGATTTTTAGCCGGGCCACCGCTGCAGtcatagatacatagatacttAGTGGTATGCACAGAtacgcaaaaacaaatacatatagtGTTGTAGATACCAAATACATACGCATGTCAATCAAAATGCATAACGAGCTACATGATAACAGAAAagaagataaaataaaaggaGAACGAACGAGAAGTGGGAAGTGGGAAATGGAAGGTGCACCAAGTGCCCCCCGAATAGaagctatttttttttttgtcatacGAAATACAAACGATTCGAATACGAAACCAACAACTAATTACTGAAGCAgtttaaatggcattttaaaagtgaaaaagaaTAAGAAATTAGAGCTCTAAGGTGTATTCGAATTCGAAACTTAACttaaacgtaaacgtaaatGTAAACCTCtaatcaaaaccaaaaactgtcactaaaatgcatttacatttatatttgctAGCCAACTGCCagagaaaatatacaaaaacacacacactgacacacacaccacaaagccaaaaatacataaaattgAGGCAGGGATTAAGGATACAAaagcgccacacacacacacacaatcttaGTATATGTACTAAGCGTAGTACTAGGGGAACATCGATAAAGTTTGTCGATGCTTTGATAACAATGATTTCTGCAGCTGTTAATTCTGCATTTTGTGTATTGAAAGGAGTCAGCGAAGAGCATATTTACTCCGTCCGTTTATCCGTTTTGTgcacacccatacacacacacacacacacacacagagacacacagacaaaaataCACGCAAAACTTCATTTCTCATTCAATGCAGTACGAAACTGTACCGCAGAAgaaccaaagcaaagaaaagcaaaacccaaaccaaaccaaaccaaaaaccaaacagaaccATTCAAAACAGTATTAACACAGTGGCTGGCATTTTAttgagcgggagagagaggtgtACACCTGAGGCATGGAATACAGATACTAATCCCCCCAAagaacacagaaaacaaaccaaaaagggaaaacagacagagacaaacaTGAAGTATTCGCAAGTATTTACTACTAATaccaattaaaattacaattaacacttaaacttaaacttaaactaCAACTAAAATTACAGACAatagacacacagacaacagacacacacacacacacagacacagagctgACGGGTTGTATAtagcaggacacacacacaaacaaacagatacTCTACTCTGCAAAAAGTATCTTTAAGTATGTCaaagatatatatttaatatatatgtataatgaTTTAAATGGAAAGGCAAGGCAGCAGAAGACTTAATTAGAATGTAAGTGAGCGACGTGAACGATAGACGATAACGTTGACAGACAAACTCAAAGTTGTGTAGATTTTAATCGATTAACACATCGATAACAAATACCTATAATcaaaatccaaaacaaaatggaaatgtgcgACTAAGAGCAAAATTAATATctaagaaaaaccaaaaaaaaaaaaacgaagctaAGCTAAGTCCCATCagccccgtccccgtccccgtcctcccagccccagccctcCTCTAATGCTTTATCTGTTTAATCCAACCCGTAATCCTTCTTAATCATTTCTTAATCCACTTTTGTGttctcttttgtgttttttttttgtttattttcaatttcatttcgctttgcgctttgttttgtggctaaCCCTCGTACTGGATAAATACACACTGCTTGAACTGCTTGCTTACGCTACCACACGCTGCCCTCTGCCAGAAGTGAGCGGCAGTACCCACAACTCGTATGCCCCGAATTCACCAAGTGCCCCGCTgccggatgcggatgcgggcGGTGGCGCTGGCtacggtggcggcggcggcggcggctccaaCGGAAATGGTGGCGGTGGATATGGTGGTGGCTTCTCGGCTGGCGGCCATAGTCTCTATCCCAGTCTCCCCCAGTCTGGCGGcaatggtggtggtggtggtggtgctgcacCCTACAATCCCTATGGCGGCTACAACCCACAGCAGCCCCCgcagggcggcggcggcggctacaATCCCTACAACGGCGGCAATGGCGGATATCAGCCAGCACCTGGCGGCTATCAGCCAGCACCCGGTGGCTATCAGCCGAGGCCCGGCTACACACCGCCGGCACCTGGCTACGAGAACAATGGTGATGGCGGACAAAAGCCCAAGGACAAGCAGGGCGGCGGCTTCTTCTCCAACTTCTTCTCGAATCCGGCGGTGAGTCAAGCGGTTTCCGGTATCATTGCAGGCCAGATCGCCAAGCAGTTGCAGGGCGGAggcgctggcggtggcggtgcagGCGGCGGTGCTGCCAACTCGAACGGTGGCTACCAGCCCAGCGGTGGCTATGGCGGTGGCAGCGCTTCTGGCGGCTCGtctggaggcggcggcagcaacatcctGGGCGGCCTGCTCGGCTCCGTGTTGTCCGGCGGCGGTGCCAATGCAGGCGGTGGCTCTTCGGGCGGTGCCAGCAGCTTCCTGGGCAGCCTCCTCAATGGTGGCGGCAATGCCAATCgcgccagctccagcggcggcggcggcggaggtggcCTAGGCGACATCTTCAGCTCGAAGAACTTTGGCGGTCTCTTCAGTGAGAATCCCTCCTCCCGTGGGGGATCTGCCAGCGACTCATCCTCCTCCGGCGGACCCAAGAGCTATCCCACCCAGGCCCCGGGCAACTACTACGGATAGATCGAGGATCGATGGATGGATCTGCTCTGTGGAAATTCCTTTCTTGTGTATCTACTCGtgtatttctgtttctttttggatGGCATCTAATCAAACGGATAACTTTTCAACGAAATTAACTGAACAATATTGCAAAACATACACAAGCATAAGCgtaacatatacatatacaaatacataacTGTAACGATgattatacaaatacatatacatatacatatatatatacaagaATATACCCCCAATACttgagcatcagcagcagaacgaaTAACGATTCGAATAACGTAGACAACCCCTCGTATCCCCCCGTACTTTGCGCAAAAGAAAGCCTAAGCCCCCCCAATCTCCCCAATCTACCCACTCGGAGTTCATTTGTAAATACTTAGAGacaaactgaaattgaaattgagaaTGATAATACATATACGTAAGAATTGAAAGCCAAAACTGAAGAGAGTCTTTTATTCGATTATCATTTGTGGATGGCTGGATGCAACGAAGGATGGGTAAGGATATGAACCAAGGGTAAGTATTTCGGAATCCACAATTTGGGATTccattggttttttttttaattaaaatataaataaacatgcgAGTGAAATTGCAGATGAATTTCAAGCTACAATTAAAATCGGAGAAAGTACTGAAAATgatgaaaatgaaactaaatTATTAAACCTGATTGAACAACTTGCACGAAAATGGTTGATCACGATTGAACAGGCTTGAAAAACATGAGCACCTTGAATGAAATTAGTTGGCGAATTCTTGAATTTCATAGATAAGCTATCGAAATTGATCTAAAATCATCGAAGAAAATCATCAGAAAAACACCCGAAAAACTATGTTTGAGTGGGAGGTATTAAATGGTTTCATGGTATGTGTGCATACCTCTAAAATTCCCATAGATGTTGCGCCATAACTGTGGGCTAATGTTTGGAGTATGTTTGGCACACAAAAGTTGCACCATAAGTTTCattcatgccacacacacacacttgaaatGCGTGTGGCGCTAGTACGTATCCGTGGCTGGCCCATGT containing:
- the LOC117892027 gene encoding loricrin isoform X1, with product MGVASMSKRMMLWLPLLALMVLNSVDAYSKYGRGCGDIGCLPTEECIITSDSCSYNQRDGKDCGSYPTCKRRTGSSSSSSTNQAAAPSVNPSEVSGSTHNSYAPNSPSAPLPDADAGGGAGYGGGGGGGSNGNGGGGYGGGFSAGGHSLYPSLPQSGGNGGGGGGAAPYNPYGGYNPQQPPQGGGGGYNPYNGGNGGYQPAPGGYQPAPGGYQPRPGYTPPAPGYENNGDGGQKPKDKQGGGFFSNFFSNPAVSQAVSGIIAGQIAKQLQGGGAGGGGAGGGAANSNGGYQPSGGYGGGSASGGSSGGGGSNILGGLLGSVLSGGGANAGGGSSGGASSFLGSLLNGGGNANRASSSGGGGGGGLGDIFSSKNFGGLFSENPSSRGGSASDSSSSGGPKSYPTQAPGNYYG
- the LOC117892027 gene encoding pro-resilin isoform X2; the encoded protein is MGVASMSKRMMLWLPLLALMVLNSVDAYSKYGRGCGDIGCLPTEECIITSDSCSYNQRDGKDCGSYPTCKRRTGSSSSSSTNQAAAPSVNPSGSVLNPGYPMHGLQPVNPYNPPFVFGQIPFYGGSPSGTGGPPNGGNGGGNVGIGAGVGLPSSTLGILGGGGGGLAPYGSNYQGYQSQHSNANMFNKPPPQYQNQNQQNPYNRQTQAHPSAAAGSKSGLAPATLGAALLVGLLLAAVTRT